The region GGCCGCGGTACCGAGATCATCGCCACGCAGGACGCCGTCATCTTCGGCCGTGGCACCTATGACGAGTGGGTCGGGTTCTGGCCGGGCAGCGACATCGAGCCGTTCGCCACGTTCATCAACAAGGTCCCCAAGTACGTCGCCACCTCCACACCGCTGGCGGCCCAGTGGGACAACGCCTCCGCGATCGACGGGGAGTTGGTGCCGTTCGTGCAGGACCTCAAGAACTCTGTCGGCGGCGACATCGGGGTCCACGGCAGCATCTCGGTCGCGCAGGCGCTGCTCACGGCGGGGGTGATCGACGAGATGCGGTTCGCGGTCGTGCCGGTGATCGCGGGACGGGGGCGCCGGCTGCTGGACGGGCTGCCGGAGATCCGCCTGGAGCTGATCCAGAGCGTGGCGACGCCGGCCGGGTTCCTGCTGACCGACTACCGCATCGCGCGGTAGCCGCCGGCTTGACCTTCACCTTGGGGACAGCCTCATGGTCGAATCACCGGGTGGACCGCCCGGAACGAGGGAGACGACCATGGAGCTTCTCACGATCGGCGCGTTCGCACGCCTGACCCGCCTGTCGCCCAAGGCCCTGCGCCTCTACGACGAGTTGCGAGTCCTGTGCCCGGTGCACATCGACCCGGACACCGGCTACCGCTGGTACTCGCCGGACCAGGCCGGGCGGGCACAGCGGGTGGCGCAGCTGCGGCAGCTGGACATGCCGCTGGCGCGCATCAGGCAGGTCGTCGAGCTGCCGCCGGAAGCGCTGGCCGAAGCGCTCGTCGCGTACTGGGACAAGCAGCGGCAGGGCTTCCACGCCAAGCAGGAACTGGTC is a window of Catenulispora sp. EB89 DNA encoding:
- a CDS encoding dihydrofolate reductase family protein, with the translated sequence MRKVVLTQFLSADGVAEAADTFLTGWDDVVDGRGTEIIATQDAVIFGRGTYDEWVGFWPGSDIEPFATFINKVPKYVATSTPLAAQWDNASAIDGELVPFVQDLKNSVGGDIGVHGSISVAQALLTAGVIDEMRFAVVPVIAGRGRRLLDGLPEIRLELIQSVATPAGFLLTDYRIAR